The DNA region TCGAGCGACTGCTGTCGGAGGGCGTCGTCCGCTCGCGTCGCGACGGCGACTATCGGCGGTTCTTCCCCGCACAGCGGTTCTCTCGATTCGAACAGGTCGCACTCGGCTACCTCCGCCGCGACACCCCGCGGAAGATGCTCCTCGAACTGCTCCGAAACCCCGACGCGACCGGCGTTCGACTCGCGGAGGCCGCGGACGTCTCGACGGCGACGGTGAGTTCGTACCGAAAGCAATTGGAGGACGCCGAACTGTTCGCGCGCGAGCGAAGCCTCGTCGTCGAACGCCCCGAGACGCTCATCATGCTGCTCGTCCGCTACGCCGACTCCTTCGGCACCGACACCGTCGAGTTCGCCGCCGAGGCCGACGAGTTGGTCAGCTTTGACCCGTAGCGACTGCTCGTGGCGCGTTC from Haloprofundus halobius includes:
- a CDS encoding winged helix-turn-helix transcriptional regulator yields the protein MSDRVDEEKRATLRRFAALGAAVPFARLDDADESRSDVRDAIVGYLATTPGAHFSKIRDDLRLGTGETQHHLERLLSEGVVRSRRDGDYRRFFPAQRFSRFEQVALGYLRRDTPRKMLLELLRNPDATGVRLAEAADVSTATVSSYRKQLEDAELFARERSLVVERPETLIMLLVRYADSFGTDTVEFAAEADELVSFDP